The following proteins are encoded in a genomic region of Glycine soja cultivar W05 chromosome 17, ASM419377v2, whole genome shotgun sequence:
- the LOC114392586 gene encoding 26S proteasome regulatory subunit 10B homolog A-like has product MTDAAEDATRRRNAVAEYRKKLLQHKELESRVRSVRENLRASKKEFNKTEDDLKSLQSVGQIIGEVLRPLDNERLIVKASSGPRYVVGCRSKVDKEKLTAGTRVVLDMTTLTIMRALPREVDPVVYNMLHEDPGNISYSAVGGLSDQIRELRESIELPLMNPELFIRVGIKPPKGVLLYGPPGTGKTLLARAIASNIDANFLKVVSSAIIDKYIGESARLIREMFGYARDHQPCIIFMDEIDAIGGRRFSEGTSADREIQRTLMELLNQLDGFDQLGKVKMIMATNRPDVLDPALLRPGRLDRKIEIPLPNEQSRMEILKIHAAGIAKHGEIDYEAVVKLAEGFNGADLRNVCTEAGMAAIRAERDYVIHEDFMKAVRKLNDAKKLESSAHYSADFGKD; this is encoded by the exons ATGACGGATGCTGCTGAAGACGCTACACGCCGCCGTAATGCGGTGGCCGAGTACCGCAAGAAGCTTCTTCAACACAAGGAATTGGAGTCCAGAGTACGATCCG TCCGAGAGAATTTGCGTGCCTCAAAGAAAGAGTTCAACAAAACTGAAGATGATCTGAAGTCTCTTCAAAGCGTTGGACAGATCATTGGCGAAGTTCTTAGGCCTCTCGACAATGAACGCT TGATTGTTAAGGCAAGCAGCGGACCTAGGTATGTGGTTGGCTGCCGCAGTAAAGTAGATAAGGAAAAACTGACTGCTGGTACGAGAGTCGTTCTTGATATGACGACGCTCACCATAATGCGGGCTCTTCCACGTGAA GTTGATCCAGTAGTTTACAATATGCTGCATGAGGATCCTGGTAATATCAGTTACTCTGCTGTTGGTGGTTTATCCGATCAGATAAGGGAATTGAGGGAATCAATTGAATTACCTCTGATGAATCCTGAGCTCTTCATTCGAGTTGGAATTAAACCTCCTAAG GGTGTTCTTCTTTATGGGCCTCCTGGTACTGGGAAAACATTGTTAGCTAGGGCAATTGCCAGTAACATAGATGCTAACTTCTTGAAG GTTGTTTCAAGTGCAATAATTGATAAATACATTGGAGAAAGTGCCAGGTTAATTCGAGAAATGTTTGGCTATGCACGTGATCACCAG CCTTGCATCATTTTTATGGATGAGATCGATGCCATTGGTGGTCGTCGTTTCAGTGAGGGAACAAGTGCTGATCGTGAGATTCAGAGAACACTAATGGAGTTGCTTAATCAACTTGATGGGTTTGATCAACTTGGGAAG GTTAAAATGATAATGGCAACAAACCGTCCTGATGTACTGGATCCTGCTCTTCTGCGTCCTGGAAGATTAgatagaaaaatagaaattccATTGCCAAATGAACAATCAAGGATGGAAATTCTCAAGATTCATGCTGCTGGGATTGCTAAGCACGGTGAAATAGATTATGAAGCTGTTGTGAAGCTTGCGGAG GGCTTTAATGGAGCTGATCTTCGAAATGTGTGCACGGAAGCTGGAATGGCAGCAATTCGTGCAGAACGTGATTATGTGATCCATGAAGATTTTATGAAG GCTGTTAGAAAACTGAATGATGCAAAGAAACTCGAATCCAGTGCTCACTACAGTGCTGATTTTGGCAAAGACTAA